The following coding sequences lie in one Streptomyces sp. NBC_00510 genomic window:
- a CDS encoding helix-turn-helix domain-containing protein: MTAVGGQRRESVRMQAAELFEQGIKPSEVARHLRVSTQSAYQWHQL; the protein is encoded by the coding sequence ATGACCGCGGTGGGAGGTCAGCGCCGTGAGTCTGTGCGGATGCAGGCAGCCGAGCTGTTCGAGCAGGGCATCAAGCCGTCGGAAGTGGCACGGCATCTGCGGGTGAGTACGCAGTCGGCTTATCAATGGCACCAGTTGTAG
- a CDS encoding metalloregulator ArsR/SmtB family transcription factor: protein MLERLREGPRSTSELAGMFELGRPAVSEHLAVLRTAGLVREEPRGRHRFYHLQPARLAMVSEWLHPFEHYWKQRVDADCPCPGVCRDRSPLPGPPERPPPAGQAHRRSSGHHQAHAHRRPNRMAGHADLHGPAHRDPLLPLRRPRHRPPPRAPATRPGHRGPARRARMPRPALRPRRLGLAITAAVATASLGLA from the coding sequence CTGCTCGAGAGGCTGCGTGAAGGGCCTCGCTCCACGAGTGAGCTGGCCGGGATGTTCGAGCTTGGGAGGCCCGCGGTTTCCGAGCACCTGGCGGTGCTCCGTACCGCCGGACTGGTGCGCGAGGAGCCACGTGGCCGGCACCGCTTCTACCACCTCCAACCGGCCCGCCTGGCCATGGTGAGCGAGTGGTTGCACCCATTTGAGCACTATTGGAAGCAGCGCGTGGACGCGGACTGCCCATGCCCTGGCGTATGCCGCGATCGGTCACCGCTACCAGGCCCGCCTGAACGGCCCCCGCCTGCCGGGCAGGCACACCGCCGAAGCTCTGGGCATCACCAAGCCCATGCGCATCGGCGACCGAACCGTATGGCCGGCCACGCTGACCTCCACGGCCCAGCGCACCGTGACCCGCTTCTGCCACTCCGCCGACCCCGTCATCGACCGCCACCACGTGCCCCCGCTACGCGGCCTGGACACCGAGGACCTGCACGCCGAGCTCGCATGCCGCGTCCTGCCCTACGCCCGCGCCGCCTGGGCCTGGCGATCACCGCTGCGGTTGCGACGGCGTCGTTGGGTCTTGCCTGA
- a CDS encoding MFS transporter, giving the protein MADHSTNDATPRPAAGGSQRTAFVISLICAAQFVLQLDFSIVNVALPSIQRELGMPAAELQWIVTGYALAFGSLLLAGGRLADLLGRRQVLAVGLALFGIASLACGLAQWPIMLITARIVQGAAGAMASPAALSLLTTTNAEGGARNRALAIWQATTAAGATAGIVAGGLLTQYFGWRAVFLINPPVIAIMLALVPRLPAAKRSGSGGSADVRGALLATTGIAALIFGLSSGQQHGFTAPATLVALALAVLLTTGFVFAEKRSAAPMLPLSILAEPARRAAIVAMLLIGAILAGYVYFASLYLQKVLGFSPVATGLALVPSTVTVVFVSTLGTRRLLARFSIRGLLLAGLASMGAGQLWLAQITAGAGYPAAVLPGLVLTAAGVGLALPAASIAITSGVRAGDQGLAGALFTTSQQTGAAVGLAILATAAAATSGHSSSPVDGYRLSFLIATGLAVLAAIIVALQLNTESHRVEPGHQQASILRQDPTTPSQPQR; this is encoded by the coding sequence ATGGCAGACCACTCGACGAATGACGCCACGCCTCGGCCTGCTGCGGGCGGCTCGCAGCGGACCGCGTTTGTCATCTCGCTGATCTGCGCCGCCCAGTTCGTGCTGCAACTGGACTTCAGCATCGTGAACGTGGCGCTGCCGTCGATCCAGCGGGAACTGGGCATGCCCGCAGCGGAGTTGCAGTGGATCGTTACCGGGTACGCGCTCGCGTTCGGCTCGCTGCTACTGGCGGGCGGCCGCCTGGCGGACCTGCTTGGCCGGCGGCAGGTCCTGGCCGTCGGCCTAGCCCTGTTCGGGATCGCGTCGCTGGCCTGCGGGCTCGCCCAGTGGCCGATCATGCTGATCACCGCCCGGATCGTGCAGGGCGCGGCCGGGGCGATGGCCTCCCCGGCCGCACTGTCGCTGCTGACGACGACCAACGCAGAAGGGGGCGCCCGCAACCGGGCGCTGGCGATCTGGCAAGCCACCACCGCGGCGGGCGCGACCGCCGGGATCGTGGCCGGCGGGCTGCTCACCCAGTACTTCGGCTGGCGGGCGGTGTTCCTGATCAACCCGCCGGTCATCGCCATCATGCTCGCGCTGGTACCGCGACTGCCGGCCGCAAAGCGGTCCGGCAGCGGCGGCAGCGCCGATGTCCGCGGGGCACTGCTGGCGACCACCGGCATCGCGGCGCTGATCTTCGGGCTCAGCAGCGGGCAGCAGCACGGCTTCACCGCGCCCGCCACCCTCGTCGCTCTCGCCCTGGCAGTGCTTCTGACCACGGGCTTTGTGTTCGCCGAGAAGCGGTCGGCGGCCCCCATGCTGCCCCTGTCGATCCTGGCGGAGCCGGCCCGGCGGGCCGCGATCGTGGCAATGCTGCTGATCGGCGCCATCCTGGCCGGCTACGTCTACTTCGCCTCGCTCTACCTGCAGAAGGTGCTGGGGTTCAGCCCGGTGGCGACCGGCCTGGCGCTGGTCCCGTCGACCGTCACCGTCGTATTCGTCTCCACCCTCGGCACCCGCCGGCTGCTGGCCCGGTTCAGCATCAGGGGCCTCCTGCTTGCCGGGCTGGCCAGCATGGGCGCCGGGCAGCTGTGGCTTGCCCAGATCACTGCTGGGGCCGGCTACCCCGCAGCGGTGCTGCCCGGCCTGGTGCTGACCGCGGCCGGGGTCGGGCTGGCCCTGCCGGCCGCGTCGATCGCGATCACCAGCGGAGTCCGGGCCGGCGACCAGGGACTGGCCGGGGCCCTGTTCACTACCAGCCAGCAGACCGGTGCTGCGGTCGGCCTCGCGATACTCGCCACCGCCGCTGCGGCCACCTCCGGCCACAGCAGCTCTCCGGTGGACGGCTACCGCCTGTCGTTCCTCATCGCGACCGGTCTCGCAGTCCTCGCCGCAATCATCGTCGCGCTCCAGCTCAACACGGAATCCCACCGCGTCGAACCCGGGCACCAGCAGGCCAGCATCCTCAGGCAAGACCCAACGACGCCGTCGCAACCGCAGCGGTGA
- a CDS encoding LysR family transcriptional regulator encodes MELRQLRHFLALVEERSVTRAAKRELIVQSGLSNSLQALERELGAALYVRGTRPVRLTAAGEALVGPARRTVTSAAQAEEAVRHTRDVLIGTLRLGVSLSAQHLVPFASYLGEFTRDHPGIDLRLQYAPALTMISMVEAGELDCVIGPAVSQVPGVRMTRLAREPLHLVCRADHRLAERAEVNVRQLADERFVDVPPGWTARLLSDAAFVAEGIQRRVVCEVGDWELFLELVSAGVGIGFAPVGLRYPVLTAPDSVLRLIAVEGVRLERHIYLMLPSVGETSPAAQRFADQLLRIHPAGS; translated from the coding sequence ATGGAACTCAGACAGCTACGTCACTTCCTGGCGTTGGTCGAGGAACGCAGCGTCACTCGCGCCGCCAAGCGCGAGCTCATTGTGCAGTCAGGCTTGTCGAACTCGCTCCAGGCACTCGAACGCGAACTCGGTGCGGCCCTCTATGTCCGCGGAACCAGGCCCGTCCGGCTCACCGCGGCCGGCGAGGCTTTGGTGGGACCGGCTCGCCGGACCGTGACCAGCGCTGCCCAGGCGGAAGAGGCCGTACGCCACACCCGTGACGTGCTCATCGGCACACTGCGCCTTGGCGTCTCGCTCTCCGCTCAGCATCTGGTGCCGTTCGCTTCGTATCTCGGCGAGTTCACTCGCGATCATCCCGGCATCGACCTGCGCCTGCAGTACGCGCCCGCGTTGACGATGATCTCGATGGTCGAGGCGGGAGAACTGGATTGCGTCATCGGACCCGCGGTCAGCCAGGTCCCGGGCGTCCGGATGACTCGCCTGGCGCGAGAGCCGCTGCACCTCGTCTGCCGTGCTGATCACCGCCTGGCGGAGCGGGCCGAGGTCAACGTGAGACAACTCGCCGACGAGCGGTTCGTCGACGTACCCCCAGGGTGGACGGCTCGCCTGCTGAGTGACGCCGCGTTCGTCGCCGAAGGAATACAGCGCCGCGTCGTCTGTGAGGTCGGCGACTGGGAACTGTTCCTCGAGCTGGTCAGCGCGGGCGTCGGTATCGGCTTCGCTCCAGTCGGCCTGCGGTACCCGGTGCTGACCGCACCAGACAGCGTTCTGCGGCTCATCGCGGTTGAGGGAGTGCGTCTGGAAAGGCACATCTACCTGATGCTGCCCTCGGTGGGCGAGACCAGTCCGGCAGCACAGCGGTTCGCCGATCAACTGCTGCGCATCCACCCCGCGGGCAGCTGA
- a CDS encoding zinc-binding dehydrogenase, protein MTAQGGPEVLRLVDLPDPQPGPGQILIRVEAAAVNFSDVMRRRGDDYPVPTPSPFVPGAEVAGTVVALGESVDGPAVGTPVFAMVGADASGGYAELAVAFAPNVIPIPPGLEPNAAAGIVVAGLAATVMLTETLGIKEGQSVFIPAAAGGVGGYAVQIAKLLGAGNVIAGASTEAKRQIALDFGADHAIDYSDPHWVKTVRDLTGGTGVDAALEMSGGDRLSESLGLLAPFGSLVVFGSVSGTPGRLDETAILPWLYDPAPNQSVVGFNLGPWFELRLPTAIAALQQLIGWVGSGQVRVPATHAFPLAEAAEAHRLLESGATTGKLILKP, encoded by the coding sequence ATGACCGCACAAGGCGGCCCGGAGGTCCTGCGCCTGGTGGACCTGCCCGATCCTCAACCGGGTCCGGGACAGATCCTGATCCGTGTCGAGGCTGCCGCGGTGAACTTCTCCGATGTCATGCGCCGGCGCGGCGACGACTACCCCGTTCCCACGCCGTCGCCGTTCGTCCCCGGCGCGGAGGTGGCCGGCACCGTCGTGGCCCTGGGAGAGAGCGTCGACGGTCCCGCCGTGGGCACGCCCGTATTCGCGATGGTCGGCGCGGACGCGTCCGGAGGATACGCGGAACTCGCCGTCGCCTTCGCTCCCAATGTGATCCCCATCCCCCCGGGGCTTGAGCCCAACGCGGCGGCGGGCATCGTGGTGGCCGGGCTCGCCGCGACCGTGATGCTCACCGAGACCCTCGGCATCAAGGAGGGCCAGAGCGTGTTCATCCCGGCCGCGGCCGGCGGCGTGGGTGGATATGCGGTGCAGATCGCCAAACTCCTGGGCGCCGGCAACGTCATCGCAGGAGCGAGCACGGAGGCGAAGCGGCAGATCGCCCTCGACTTCGGCGCCGACCACGCCATCGACTACAGCGATCCCCACTGGGTGAAGACGGTCAGGGACCTCACCGGCGGCACGGGCGTCGACGCCGCTCTCGAGATGTCCGGCGGTGACCGGCTGAGCGAGTCCCTCGGGCTCCTCGCGCCCTTCGGCAGCCTGGTCGTATTCGGGTCGGTCAGCGGCACCCCCGGCCGGCTGGACGAGACCGCCATCCTGCCGTGGCTCTACGACCCGGCCCCCAACCAGTCGGTGGTGGGCTTCAACCTCGGCCCGTGGTTCGAGCTGCGGCTGCCCACCGCGATCGCGGCCCTGCAGCAGCTCATCGGGTGGGTCGGCTCGGGACAGGTCCGCGTACCGGCCACACACGCCTTCCCCCTGGCCGAGGCCGCCGAGGCGCACCGTCTCCTGGAAAGCGGGGCCACCACGGGCAAGCTGATCCTCAAGCCCTGA
- a CDS encoding MarR family winged helix-turn-helix transcriptional regulator, with translation MASAWEVRGRVSSPTAAASGPISNALIRVTRLHVMRARHLFRDLGLHPGHELLMMHLWDTGPLRQSDLAAAFDTDSASMNRTVQRLERAGFVRRRPDPSDGRATLVETTPAGMALRRQVEELWADLEDVTTGDMTQDERLVLLHGLERVENNLAARQRPDPTYEVRET, from the coding sequence ATGGCATCGGCGTGGGAGGTCAGAGGGCGCGTATCGTCGCCCACCGCTGCGGCCAGCGGCCCCATCAGTAACGCCCTCATCCGAGTGACGCGGCTGCACGTGATGCGGGCCCGCCACCTGTTCCGGGACCTGGGCCTGCACCCCGGTCACGAACTGCTGATGATGCACTTGTGGGATACGGGGCCACTGCGGCAGTCCGACCTCGCAGCGGCTTTCGATACCGACTCGGCCTCGATGAACCGGACAGTCCAGCGCCTGGAACGAGCCGGTTTCGTCCGCCGCCGACCCGACCCCAGCGACGGGCGGGCCACCCTCGTCGAGACCACCCCTGCGGGCATGGCGCTTCGCCGCCAGGTCGAGGAGCTCTGGGCCGACCTGGAGGACGTAACCACTGGCGACATGACGCAGGACGAGCGCCTGGTGCTACTCCATGGCCTCGAACGGGTGGAGAACAACCTGGCGGCCCGCCAACGGCCCGATCCAACGTATGAGGTGCGGGAAACCTGA